A single genomic interval of Oryctolagus cuniculus chromosome 19, mOryCun1.1, whole genome shotgun sequence harbors:
- the AP1S1 gene encoding AP-1 complex subunit sigma-1A, which translates to MMRFMLLFSRQGKLRLQKWYLATSDKERKKMVRELMQVVLARKPKMCSFLEWRDLKVVYKRYASLYFCCAIEGQDNELITLELIHRYVELLDKYFGSVCELDIIFNFEKAYFILDEFLMGGDVQDTSKKSVLKAIEQADLLQEEDESPRSVLEEMGLA; encoded by the exons ATG atgcGGTTCATGCTGCTGTTCAGCCGGCAGGGAAAGCTGCGCCTGCAGAAGTGGTACCTGGCCACGTCCgacaaggagaggaagaagatggTGCGGGAGCTCATGCAGGTGGTTCTGGCCCGCAAGCCCAAGATGTGCAGCTTCCTGGAGTGGCGAGACCTCAAAGTCGTCTACAAGAG ATACGCCAGCCTCTACTTCTGCTGCGCCATCGAGGGCCAAGACAATGAGCTCATCACGCTGGAGCTGATCCACCGGTACGTGGAGCTCCTGGACAAATACTTCGGCAGC GTGTGCGAACTGGACATCATCTTCAACTTCGAGAAAGCCTACTTCATCTTGGACGAGTTTCTGATGGGAGGAGATGTCCAGGACACTTCAAAGAAGAGCGTGCTGAAGGCTATTGAGCAGGCTGACCTGCTGCAGGAG GAGGACGAGTCGCCGCGCAGCGTGCTGGAGGAGAtgggcctggcatag